The genomic DNA TGTTAGGATATATCAATGATTTTAAGCACCGAAGACTATTCTGAGCTGATGCAAAATGTTGCCGCTAAAACATCTGCTCTGTTTTCCCTTATTTCTCCTGTTGCTGATGCATCTTTGAGGGTTAGTGAGGATAACGAGTTGCATAAGAAAGAATTGGACAAGTTTGGAGATTTGTTCCATGTCCAAGGTTGTTTCTTTGTTACTATTATGTACCATCATGTATTCTAGCATATTTGTATCTCTGTGGGGGGTTCCGTCATTCATGTAGTTGTACATATTCCATTGCGTTGTTATGGTCTTAATTGCATTATAATTGTGCAGAAATCTTATAAGTTTTCTCTTTTACGATTTGTGGGTTTAAACAGGAGAGGATCCAGCCCTGATCATATATACTAGTGGCACTACAGGTAAACCTAAAGGAGCAGTGCATACACATAAAGGCATCCTAGCACAGGTACATGCCTTGTGTTGTACAGACATTTTTATAGTCTCAGGTTTCATTCTGCTTGTACAATATGGGGTCACGGAAATTCATATCAATACCATTAATCAGACCTATAGAGAACTTAACTGCTAAAATTGATTTGGTTTTGTTTCTTTATTGGGACTGCAGACTATCATTTGGTTATGCAGTTGTCTTGGTGTATTCCcttttgacaattttttacTATGTTAAATAGAGATTCATTGAGACATCCCCGATCCCGCATTTCGAGTCCGGGGCAACTTAGACCATACATAAAAGTATTTAAACTagtataaaatttatgatttgtttttattttaatgtacgagatcatacttttattaaataaaaaggaagttttctcatttctttaATTTCAAAGTCAAGTATCATTTTTATGCATAATTTCACTCTatactattataaattatagttttGATATAAAATGTTTACTTGCTGTCATTAgtctcactatgcttgtgtggtgtagacACCCAAAAGTAAGACTAGAATAAGGATCGGGTTAAAGACAAGCAAGTAAAAAGCGGTGCAGGAAGACATGAGTGTGGAAAATGGACTAaatgattttcatattttggaaaTGTTTTTGGGTAGAAATATGAAATGAAATTTGGAGAAATATTTTGTTGCATAAATAATCTCGAGCACATATTAGGTTGGGCACTTTTCGGAGTCCAGCCCTAGAGTCACAACCTGTTTGGATTCATTGAATAGGTCCAAAGCTCAACCCGGAAAACCTAATCCTAATTGAGGATAGGTGGTTGAACTTCTTAATTTGGAAATAGAGATGATCTTGGCTGTTTGTCGTGAGGAATATATGGAATGAAGAATTAATGAACCAAGGGTTAGTATTAAATGTGAAGAGGTGGAAGGCTTGAATATTGATTAGTGTCATAGTGTGGTGACAGTGTAAAATCTtgtttattgttatatataaaccGTATAGCTCAAGCAACTTACAAGACAATCAACTATCCATTAGAAAATGTATAAGTATATTACCCACCTGTAAATAATTTAGtgagttatattattaaaaattgtttgacCCATGAAGTTATCTAAATGAAAGCAGggggaagaaaaaaataaatacataataatgaAATCTACTTACCTAACATCGAAACTTATAATATGATTTAGGTTTTCTAAGGAgggaatatatatttatatcaaggCCTTACATTCATGTTCTTTCTTCTTGTGCAAAATTTTTCTTTCTAGACTGTAGTGTGGTTTTCTAACCTAGTAACATTTTGCTTCGAATATTCTCAGGTTCAAATGTTATCGGAAGCATGGGCATATACATCTGCTGACCAATTTTTGCACTGTCTACCATTGCATCATATCCACAAAATACCATTTAGTTATGCTCTTAGAATCTCCATTCCTTTGTTATCAGATGACGATATGTTCTCGTGATTATATTGTCTCGAAAGATATCTGATATAGACTCTCCTTAATACTTTGTTCTTATTCCTTAACTATCATACATGTCCATGGGCTTTTCAATGCTCTACTGGCTCCACTGTATGCTGGTTCAGCGGTAAAATCTCTCAAGCTGTTCATGTTCTTTTTTTGCGTAGTTATTTCTTAAGCTTCACTAAATTCTGTTTTGACTTTTCCTTTGTGAAGGTTGAGTTCATGCCAAAATTTAGTGTTAGAGGAATCTGGCAGAGATGGAGAGAATCATATCCAAGAGATGGAACAAAGGCGGATGATGCAATAACTGTTTTCACCGGTGTAAGTAGAGTActgagattttatgaaatatttaataagggAAAAGACAATACAAGAGGCGTTCATTACTTTTATGGGATTTTGACTTGTTAGACATTCACTTTTTTTATACTGCCCACTGTTGAGgctttttgtttgattaaagaaCTTTGTATATTAGGTTAAAATAGACTATATTTAGCATTAAACTGAATCTCTCATAAAAATGATCTAATTAGACATCCCTGAATTTTAGCTTACAGCTTCAGTATGCTCTTTCTGATATCTAGGTTCCAACAATATATACTCGGTTAATACAAGGTTACGAGGCAATGGATCCTGAGTCACAAGCTTACTGTGCTTCAGCTGCAAGCAAGTTACGGCTAATGGTAAGCAGCTAAGGAGTTCCTAGTTCATACAAGAATGGTTTTTGTTCCTTGGTTTTTAGGTATTGGAATTTGACATTATTATTAACTAGTGATTGAGGCCCATGTGATATGCCTTCTATGCaattaaatgaagaaaaatataaaatcttgtACCATCTAGGACTGATATTTTTCATAGTTATGATTTTCAGGCCTAAGatgaaaatatttcaacataatATGAAATTCTTTGTATCGATCGAATAAGGTTTTTTGGAATGAGTTATGGgaataattttctttcttccctGTCCAGATGTGTGGCTCTTCTGCACTTCCCTTTCCCATTATGCAGCAATGGGAGACTATTACTGGTCATCGCCTTTTGGAACGATATGGCATGACTGAGGTGTGATACAATTATGTTAAGAAGTAAATTGACATACTACTCCTTTGTCCAATACATAGTTATCATTTTTTGTGATGTTTGCAGTTTATCATGGGCATTTCAAATCCCTTAAGTGGCGTAAGGAAAGCAGGCACTGTAGGCAAGCCATTTCCTGGGGTGCAGGTCTGCAATTGACTTTTATCTCAATCCTTTCTTTATCATTATTCATGGTCGTTAGTCCATATACTATCTTTTATTGAAATTAGCAGCTTTTCTTGTAAAGATCCGATAAACTCCAGCATCGGGATAAAACTGTGATACCATTGAATCATTGGTTTTTGCATAaacttgatattttaaattttgtcttTTACCTTTAGTAAAAGAAATGAAGGTTTTTTCAGGGATAACATTTCCTAGTACTTTTTTTTCTGATAGACCAAGATACTTCCAGAAGATGGTCATAGTGACGACACATCGGTAGTGGGTGAACTTTGCATCAAGAGCCCTTCGTTGTTTAAAGAATACTGGAAACTTCCTGAGGTACTTGCTTTGCATATCTGCTCGTGATATATCATATAACAGATCTGTATGGTCAGGTTTGACGGTTAATATAGGTCTCCCATTCTCCACTAAAGAAGCTTGATTTAATCAAACCATGAAAGACATATTCTAACTTGTAAACTAGATGTGAAATTACATAACTTAATTTCCCTCATTTTTATCGTTCTGACATATGTGAAATGAATGACTTGATAGGTAACTAAGGAATCCTTCATTGAGGATGGATTCTTCAAGACTGGAGATGCTGTTAAAGTGGACGAAGATGGATACTTCATTATTTTGGGCCGTAAGAAAGCTTAATTTCTTATTGGATGTTACTTTAGATGTATTTGTTAAGAGACATTCAATGCAACATTCTTAAAAATGATTTCAGGTACTAGTGCTGATATTATGAAAGTTGGAGGATACAAGTTATCTGCATTAGAAATTGAATCTGTTCTTTTAGAGGTAATTGTGGCTTTTAAATCCAACTATGTTGTATTCTCTACCATAGATATTGATCTCTGAGTTAATTTTCATTTCCTCTTGGCAGCATTCAGCAGTATCAGAATGCTGTGTGTTGGGCTTACCTGACGAAACCTATGGAGAAGCTGTATGTGCAATAATTGTACCTGAAGCGGAGACGAAATTACAAAGAGAGGAAGAGCTGAAACCTGCTCTTAGCTTGGAAGAGCTAAGTGGTTGGGCAAAGGAGCGATTAGCTCCGTATAAGGTATGTGTGgctatttattaatttcaaatttataataaactgtTTATAGAATATTTACTATatggaaaaagaaaaactaaaatcACTGAAAGTGAACTCAACTCATGAACAAAACGACAAAAACAGACAAGGCCATGTTTTTTTCTCCAAAACTTTTAATCTATGTGCTGTTAGAATCGAAACAGCAGGTCTTTGAACACTAGGgttgtttgataaaattgtaaaattaagtataacattttcattaatccaatatattatatgtttagtataaaatattataaaaaataaatttctataatTTGAAGTATAATTCAACAAGTGTTCCACACTAAGGAATTACTCAATGCAAGGTTTTTCgaaattaaccatttttttttaatgaaaaagaaatgtTATTTGGGTTTGGATGAAAATATCTtgtataaatgttttaaagaataTAGTAAAACAAGTTaggatattttagttgatgtGAATGGTAATTTATCtggattaaattcaaataatctacaTCAAAACAAGCTCCAAGTAAACTTGACTTAAAGTTCATCACTTATTTTCAACTCTACTTGCTAAATGAAGTATTTTCTTACTGTTTTTTATTACCAACCTAGGTTATATGAGAAAAAAAGTACTCAAATCTGCTTAGGTTAAGTAACAAAGCATGCTACATCAAACATAGATATTGAACTTGATCATGTCTCTTAGACCCTGTGAAATGAAAGCTTGCACCTTCTTTTTTATTCTTGCACCAATATATGATTACGATGacttataagttaaaaaaagaaaagaaattggattcattgatatagtatatattttttacagcTACCTACAAGGCTATTCTTGTGGAATTCACTTCCTCGAAATGCTATGGGCAAGGTGAGTTAATTACCCTATTGAGAGTATGTTATCTTATTCTCTATTACAATTTAAACAAGGCGGGATGGATTTTGTCTTCAATTTTCAGGTGAACAAGAAAGAGCTGAAAAAGAAATTAGCAGCTGATGGAGGGCCATaacttctttaaaaaaaagtaaaatcagTTTCTATGGAAACCATATAtgggaataattaataatcaatgatTTGTTCATTGTCACTAGTTAGTATTTCTTATAATTAGCAATTCTATTATTACTGTTTATACTATCTAATAGATTATTGAAAGCCTCTAAATGAAATACAATTTTGACATTATCTAAGAAATAATTTATCACTACCCTTGCTGAATCTTTTCCTGGTCTTGAATTGTCAATTGTCATGGGCATTTTGGGTATTTCTTCTCTGTAGTTAAGGGTATTATCAAAGTTGGAAAGTCGACTCTGGCCTCAGTATGAACTTTTGAGTAAAGTTGGAAGTTTATTATTCAATAGAATTATTTCCTTAAAGCTGAACATGGATGGAGTTCAtcttaatttattcataaaaaaaataatatataagaatattatgcTGACGTAATTTTTATTGTCAGCACTGCGAAAGCATAACCCTAGCCACTTGCACTTGGTtaactcatttttataatttcttgttAATCTTGTCATTGTGACAAGTAGATTATTTTAGAAGAATAagttttaaatgattttgattttattttctaagtatTTTTAGAATGTTGAGTTTCTTGgaaatttttactaaaaatgttattatcaccttttttttcaacaactttagtcaattaatttattaagtaaaatacccttattttttttttataaaaatgaaaaaatatatattataataattcaatcaactcaaaatttaaataacttaatttctataaacaatatttttattttaaaaaaacccaataaaataaaaaaacaataacaatttTGAACATGTTTGACTAATAATTTAACTACTTCTGTGATCAACTATAACAGCATAATTTCCATATttgttaaaagtattttaactattatatatcGAGGCAAAATGGCCAATCTAAGTTACAAGTATggactaatataaaaataaacctaatgattccttaaaattgaaattcaaatcaatataacttttcatatatatgtttttttttttcaattatcaaccttcattttttttgaatataaaCTTTGATGATCTTATTGATAGCTGTTTGAGTTTATTATGCAcgatttataataaattatgtcataatttaaattgaattatctttttaataaattcataattttcaaatatatgaaaTGAGATGTGttttattctttcaaataaaataatatattttcacaaATTTGACACTCCATCTAGATAGAGATCTCATAGCAGATGATTCATGTTGAGTCATTTACATTTATCAATAAACttctttatcattttcttttggGAAATacacaattaataaaaaaaaagttatgtcaAGAATCATTAGAATAATTAAGATTGATAacttccaaaattataaaaaaataataatatattcttttcattttcattttcattttcattcaaatataaatatgcacttttctattatattctcagtttttttgacaattttttttctttaatatcaTCTACTATCCCAAAACAAATGCTCACCATAATTTCTTTCAGATGTAGCCTAAGTAGAGTTGatacaaaaaaaatcacttattttttatttggacATTTTCAGTTTGATTATATGCATGATAGAAACTTGGACAAACTATAAGCTTAGAATAATTccttaaaaaatacataataatatacaaaataatgaaaatgagaaATAGCATAATTAATGAGCAATATTCATTCAAGCCTTGTAATTAGCATATCTTAAGAGAGATTGAGTGCTCACCTATGCTAGCTAGTAGGTACTAattatactatataattaaaacaaacacaaaataaagtGGTGggctaaattaattaatcatatatatattatatattgaagtTGGTCATTATTGTGCAGccaaacatattaataattaattaatcatcaaAAACCTCCACCAAGGCCTTGAGTTACCCAGAAATCAGCAGCAGCTCCTCCTTTGATGTTACTTTCtatctcattattattattattattaatggaaGAAATTGGAACCAAACACAATCCTCTACTTCTCAAGTCTTTTCCACCATCCTCTTCTTCCTAATATAGATTAAATAATTACTcatccaacaaaaaaaataatatttcataattttttgaatctatttatatatatacctgATCAAAATGAAATGCATAATTTATTTCTCCTTGAACCTGAGGAAAGTAAAAAGTAGACCAGTCTAATTAATCAACTCGATCTATGTAATGTTTGTAAAAAGGAGAATATTCCCATCACTTCTTTCCCTTTTCTCTCTTCTAGCATGTCTAtgtaatttcataattttaatcacatatataattgtttcatctggattatttgaaaattcttgtttgtttgatgtaggtaaaaatgatcaaataaatataaacttatagtaatttaatattttatgtaataatagaatcaatttatcaaattacccatcttttatttttatttttataaaattttaacattaaatacaaaaaacaatctatttttttatatatgtatataaaaaactaaCTGGAAAAAtaatccaagatcaaacaaggtctaGGGTTTCTCCTTACATGAGAGAATGGATGATGGTGCCTGATGTTTGTTGATCCTGAATTGTCCAAATATGGGGAGCTGAGAGCCTGCAATATTTATGACTCCAATGAGACCAAAGACTGTAACTTTAacatcatatattatattatattatatgcatgttctttctttctttctttctttttcactGTACTTTAGACATTTCAATAATCATAGCTAATAGCTAGATAGAACAACAGCATAACAATGGTGGGTGGAGAAgaaagagtatatatatatattgattataataattaaccTGAATTTGTCCCTGAAGGAATCTGATGCACCCAATTGCTTCAAGCAGAACAGAAGCAGTGTCAGTCtgcaaaatcaataaaaataaataaataaaagtaacaCTGATTACATGACATTCCTATTTTCCATCTACTTTGCCTTCTTTCCATTTTCATTTCAGTCTTCTTCTTTAAAGCTAAATGACAAAACCCTAAAAGCAACCTCTTTTGAGCTTTCATCACTTAAGGAAGTACTATTGTCTCCAAAGTTataacaattttcttttaaaaagaatGAGATTTTTATAATGGGCCATTCATTGATCTAACCAATGATCAATTATGGTGATGATTAATTGATTATCATCAAGaactaattaatataagtaCCTTTCCAAATGGAGAAACTATTTGATGGAGAGCTGTTATTCTATCTCCTAACTCCTTTCTGACCTGCAAGTTTCATTTCAGAATTAAAgattcatgatatatatatgattaattaattagtactGAAAGATTAGATGAATTAATTACCCTGAGAGGTGGTTGGCTTGAAGACTGAACCCTAGGTTTCTTATGAACTACACCTGTGACCATGCTGTTACACTTGTtatacaacaaaacaaaacaaaaacaaaaaatcaattttaaataaatcatcagtcttcaaataaaagttcatcataaaattaatactaatttcACCTTAGATGTGGAACCATGTTCTGTAATTTGTTGTCTTCTGGAGACTACAACAGATTTCTTTGTATTATTCGAGATATCGACTGAGCCGTTGCTTATAAATGATTCTTGAGACATACTAGGATCATTGGTAACATGAACAATACTAGAATTATTAATACTAATACATGTCTGAAGCATTAATGTTTCTCGATGATAAGAATCATCTCCGCCATGAACGTCGAGAATAGATGGTGCAACCGATTCCTTTGCATCAACAGCAAGAAACCTTAAATTGGACAAAGGGTTTAAGGTTTGATCATGATGATACTCCCAGTTATCAGTTTCCATGTTCTTTCCTTGTAATTGACTAATTGAGTGGTTACCACCTTCTTCTTCATTAGCCATTCCACCCCtataacaaaatttgaaattaatcatcaATTAATTCATAGCTAGCTAGTTATAACTAGATGCTCTTATTTTAACAAAGATTTAATctttgttcaaatatttaagTACTTTTTGAAAGATCCATATGTTAAGACAGacaaaaaatcaattttcatggaagttttttcttttcttttgaaagGATGAAACCATTTCATTGATCCTTATTTTTGCAAAAGGCGACAAGCATCTATCTTCTAGGATAAACATTGAAAATCTggaaaaatacaacaaaaataataatgaatcatAAGTTTCATAAAAGATCAAAAGAAAGTACAACTCAAAGCTAGTAGATCATGCAATGAGGACAACACAAATTGTCATGGATGATTGATATATATGTAGAAACCTTAAATAACAACTTGTCAAGGAAAACTAGAGCTTTACAAACATGAACCATTATATTCCCACAAATTTGCATTCTA from Impatiens glandulifera chromosome 9, dImpGla2.1, whole genome shotgun sequence includes the following:
- the LOC124915614 gene encoding transcription factor bHLH68-like, with protein sequence MMEGNPNWWNLNNMMRSQASFSPCSSFFDQQHTTSDSDHTSSNSYVDGQEQFPQSWSQLLMGGMANEEEGGNHSISQLQGKNMETDNWEYHHDQTLNPLSNLRFLAVDAKESVAPSILDVHGGDDSYHRETLMLQTCISINNSSIVHVTNDPSMSQESFISNGSVDISNNTKKSVVVSRRQQITEHGSTSKCNSMVTGVVHKKPRVQSSSQPPLRVRKELGDRITALHQIVSPFGKTDTASVLLEAIGCIRFLQGQIQALSSPYLDNSGSTNIRHHHPFSHVQGEINYAFHFDQEEEDGGKDLRSRGLCLVPISSINNNNNNEIESNIKGGAAADFWVTQGLGGGF
- the LOC124915648 gene encoding probable CoA ligase CCL8 produces the protein MSSSLLNAFNYLRPLYTACYPSSSSCLEQPSTSFSRFLSFKSLPNPSLRFYSSPRHSSSSSSTSRENTGMNFMKEFSGMGSTSCGDRVAIRADQKSYSYSQLLSSAYNISKLLSSKVDSKNENYNLGGARIGIVAKPSAEFVAGILGTWLSGGVAVPLALSYPETELMHVMNDSDISMILSTEDYSELMQNVAAKTSALFSLISPVADASLRVSEDNELHKKELDKFGDLFHVQGEDPALIIYTSGTTGKPKGAVHTHKGILAQVQMLSEAWAYTSADQFLHCLPLHHVHGLFNALLAPLYAGSAVEFMPKFSVRGIWQRWRESYPRDGTKADDAITVFTGVPTIYTRLIQGYEAMDPESQAYCASAASKLRLMMCGSSALPFPIMQQWETITGHRLLERYGMTEFIMGISNPLSGVRKAGTVGKPFPGVQTKILPEDGHSDDTSVVGELCIKSPSLFKEYWKLPEVTKESFIEDGFFKTGDAVKVDEDGYFIILGRTSADIMKVGGYKLSALEIESVLLEHSAVSECCVLGLPDETYGEAVCAIIVPEAETKLQREEELKPALSLEELSGWAKERLAPYKLPTRLFLWNSLPRNAMGKVNKKELKKKLAADGGP